A single region of the Candidatus Polarisedimenticolia bacterium genome encodes:
- a CDS encoding ATP-binding protein, whose protein sequence is MILALVIQILDLRGDLALLSAWHQGAFLLLISLVAMVSFREPQGPPPLRFLTAVALALSVALAAIALTFHVSEHQLRSVWVQRGKARLVAPIRGIRQEFDRFLAGLLEIPSSWRSGVPAASRLERFRDLERRVTSYGETRDRYGWTLWRSGELDSWAGRSSVALGARDASGQKDYRVIQSGAAVFLVATAPLGEGYTLQGEYLLQSPLEKQPYLPLPTLAKIAGEERVFLRPIREDEPAFAAGAARQSEAVRWDEPAGGPAVASISLRQPGGPELAVVRIQDSRVDAVREKLLDGCQLAGLILALLAIGVASSRLLHRSFRGRRPALSFLLFTLLLWSGRLLLLAFHDLLRGFPFFDPGKFACWLAWDLLMSPADLFLTALFLGIHVGAWNRWASECARGSSTRRLSAWIHLPVLALLGAFLVKLSDEAPRDASFELLRMEFSPPDWARLLVQGGLFLFAASWLALAAIALRLFRSAPRSAPSGLPAAARFYLFVALSTLLYLPLVGRSAIRQREEFFSSKLLDRVERHQVQRRDLLKGVLDRIHSSPEIGEIVARHAAGSGEGLAYLVWAATRLDEIGLSSSLRIYSGEGSLVGRFGLNLPAKMEARFPPSGEEGSIRRIVAPLGVSRKKVLVGEASRMTAAGATLRFQVHLLDEYENLPFLRADNLYVQLFPRPGTQETNPELLGSEPLVVVYDPAGERVYSSLEGGPDLPRAAATMAPQEQRWETVRVGESSYRTKIKKTAERIFAVGFLLPSGLEEAGAFVRTTLLGFLLAGLVWVLVHLVAAPSRGAPRRQSPFFKRLVAMILAASLVPLFLLSFFLHRFVVREMNENLREEGLSSLFVARRIVSDYLAGESESQEPEVDDDVAFWLRSVVRQDINVYLGDRLSATSAREIYASGLLPTRLNSRVYTRLILRRESSALSEERLGTLKYQTISAPLPSGGDSRGILSLPLAEKRQEILRKRADVEEAILIVTVGMLFLLTVLAHFLARRVSEPVVALSEAARRIESGDYDAEVRVFARDEPALLIESFNRMAASLRRQREDLRQRTDYIEKILLNATTGVISTRPDGRVVTINPAARFLLGLPEERLEGELLASVLERQASLAPLREILTASQPGKERSWQIRMEGRSKPVTLQVVSLPFRESPDSPAGRILLLEDLTDTLRSSRLEAWAEMARRIAHEIKNPLTPIQLSVDHLRRVHRSGDSRFDSILEDCLDTIQKQVRNLRTIAGEFSDYARIPEVRPERVPTSDIMEEVLAPLRAAPPAGIRLESSVVPGTPDLFVDRSLTRRALLNLVQNALEAMPAGGTLSLTAERSEIAGNHRPPRVKILISDTGSGMDAPTLARLFEPYFSTKELGTGLGLSIVRKTVEEQGGRVEVRSEPGAGTRVLLDLPAAEEPPEGRAARLPEGG, encoded by the coding sequence ATGATTCTCGCCCTGGTGATTCAGATCTTGGATCTGCGCGGCGATCTCGCGCTTCTCTCAGCCTGGCACCAGGGCGCCTTTCTGCTACTCATCTCCCTCGTGGCCATGGTTTCCTTCCGAGAGCCCCAAGGCCCTCCGCCGCTGCGCTTCCTGACGGCCGTCGCTCTGGCCCTCTCCGTCGCGCTCGCCGCGATCGCCCTGACCTTCCACGTGTCCGAGCATCAGCTGCGTTCCGTCTGGGTCCAAAGGGGGAAGGCTCGTCTCGTCGCGCCGATCCGGGGAATCCGCCAGGAATTCGACCGATTCCTCGCCGGGCTCCTCGAAATTCCTTCTTCCTGGCGTTCCGGGGTCCCGGCGGCGAGCCGTCTCGAGCGCTTCCGCGACCTCGAGCGGCGCGTGACGTCGTACGGGGAAACGCGCGACCGCTATGGATGGACTCTGTGGCGTTCGGGGGAGCTCGATTCCTGGGCGGGCCGCTCTTCCGTCGCGCTCGGCGCCCGGGACGCTTCGGGGCAGAAGGACTATCGGGTGATTCAAAGCGGCGCGGCCGTCTTTCTGGTGGCGACCGCTCCACTCGGCGAAGGATACACCCTTCAGGGGGAGTATCTCCTCCAGTCCCCTCTCGAAAAGCAGCCCTACCTGCCGCTTCCGACTCTCGCGAAGATCGCCGGCGAGGAGCGGGTCTTCCTGAGGCCGATTCGCGAGGATGAGCCCGCCTTCGCGGCGGGGGCCGCCCGGCAGTCCGAAGCCGTCCGCTGGGACGAGCCGGCCGGGGGTCCCGCAGTCGCCTCCATCTCTCTGCGCCAGCCCGGAGGCCCCGAGCTGGCGGTGGTCCGAATCCAGGACTCCCGGGTGGACGCCGTTCGCGAGAAACTGCTTGACGGTTGCCAGCTGGCGGGGCTGATCCTCGCGCTGCTGGCGATCGGGGTCGCCTCGTCGAGGCTCCTGCATCGTTCCTTCCGAGGCCGCCGCCCCGCCCTCTCCTTCCTCTTGTTCACGCTGCTCCTGTGGAGCGGAAGACTTCTGCTTCTCGCCTTTCACGATCTGTTGCGGGGCTTTCCGTTCTTCGACCCCGGAAAGTTCGCCTGCTGGCTCGCCTGGGACCTTCTCATGTCGCCGGCGGACCTCTTCCTGACCGCCCTGTTCCTGGGAATCCATGTCGGCGCATGGAATCGCTGGGCCTCCGAATGCGCCCGCGGCTCCTCCACGCGTCGGCTCTCGGCATGGATTCACCTGCCGGTTCTGGCGCTGCTCGGCGCGTTCCTCGTCAAGCTCTCGGATGAGGCGCCCCGGGACGCCAGCTTCGAGCTTCTGAGGATGGAGTTCTCGCCACCCGATTGGGCCCGGCTCCTGGTCCAGGGGGGACTCTTCCTGTTCGCCGCCTCCTGGCTCGCGCTCGCCGCGATCGCGTTGCGGCTCTTTCGGTCGGCCCCGCGCTCCGCCCCGTCGGGACTTCCGGCGGCGGCCCGTTTCTATCTGTTCGTGGCTCTGTCCACGCTCCTCTACCTGCCGCTCGTCGGCCGGTCGGCGATCCGCCAGCGGGAAGAGTTCTTCTCCAGCAAGCTGCTCGACCGGGTGGAGCGCCACCAGGTGCAGCGTCGGGACCTCCTCAAAGGAGTCCTGGACCGGATTCACTCCTCTCCCGAAATCGGCGAGATTGTCGCGCGCCACGCGGCCGGCTCGGGGGAGGGTCTCGCCTATCTCGTCTGGGCGGCGACGCGCCTCGATGAGATCGGTCTGAGCTCCTCGCTGCGCATCTACTCCGGGGAAGGGTCGCTCGTCGGCCGGTTCGGCTTGAACCTCCCGGCCAAGATGGAAGCGCGCTTCCCGCCCTCGGGCGAGGAGGGAAGCATCCGCAGGATCGTGGCGCCCCTGGGCGTTTCCCGGAAGAAGGTCCTGGTCGGAGAAGCCTCCCGCATGACTGCCGCGGGCGCCACCCTGCGCTTCCAGGTTCACCTCCTCGACGAGTACGAGAACCTGCCTTTCCTCAGGGCGGACAACCTCTACGTGCAGCTCTTTCCAAGGCCGGGCACGCAGGAAACCAACCCGGAGCTGCTCGGGTCCGAGCCTCTCGTCGTGGTCTACGATCCGGCGGGAGAGAGAGTCTATTCGAGCCTGGAGGGGGGGCCCGATCTTCCCCGGGCGGCCGCCACGATGGCGCCGCAGGAACAGCGCTGGGAAACAGTCCGGGTCGGCGAAAGCTCCTATCGCACGAAGATCAAGAAGACGGCCGAGAGGATTTTCGCGGTGGGGTTCCTGCTTCCCTCGGGCCTGGAGGAGGCCGGGGCGTTCGTCCGCACGACCCTTCTCGGCTTCCTGCTCGCGGGCCTCGTCTGGGTCCTGGTCCATCTGGTCGCCGCTCCCTCCCGCGGGGCGCCGCGCCGCCAAAGTCCATTCTTCAAGCGCCTGGTCGCGATGATCTTGGCGGCCTCCCTCGTCCCGCTCTTCCTTCTTTCGTTTTTCCTCCACCGCTTCGTGGTCCGTGAAATGAACGAGAACCTTCGCGAGGAGGGGCTGTCCTCCCTGTTCGTGGCGCGACGCATCGTCTCCGACTATCTCGCCGGAGAAAGCGAGTCGCAGGAGCCCGAGGTGGACGACGACGTCGCGTTTTGGCTGCGCAGCGTCGTGCGCCAGGACATCAACGTTTATCTCGGGGATCGGCTGTCCGCCACGAGCGCCCGGGAAATCTACGCCTCGGGACTCCTTCCCACGCGGCTGAATTCCCGGGTCTATACAAGGCTCATTCTCCGCCGCGAGTCCTCGGCGCTGAGCGAGGAGAGGCTCGGCACCCTGAAGTACCAGACCATCTCCGCGCCGCTTCCGTCGGGCGGGGATTCGCGGGGAATCCTATCGCTGCCCCTGGCCGAGAAACGACAGGAGATTCTTCGCAAGCGCGCCGACGTGGAGGAGGCGATCCTGATCGTGACGGTCGGGATGCTGTTCCTCCTGACGGTGCTCGCCCACTTCCTGGCGCGCCGGGTGTCGGAGCCCGTCGTCGCCCTGTCGGAGGCCGCCCGGCGCATCGAGTCGGGAGACTACGACGCGGAGGTGCGCGTCTTCGCACGCGACGAGCCGGCGCTGCTGATCGAGTCCTTCAATCGCATGGCCGCGTCCTTGCGCCGCCAGCGGGAGGACCTCCGCCAGCGGACCGATTACATCGAAAAGATCCTGCTCAACGCGACGACGGGAGTGATTTCGACGCGGCCGGACGGCCGGGTGGTCACGATCAATCCCGCCGCACGCTTCCTGCTTGGCCTTCCGGAGGAACGGCTGGAGGGGGAACTCCTGGCGTCCGTGTTGGAGCGCCAGGCTTCTCTCGCTCCGCTGCGCGAGATTCTGACGGCGTCCCAGCCCGGCAAGGAGCGATCGTGGCAGATTCGGATGGAGGGGAGATCCAAGCCAGTGACGCTCCAGGTGGTCTCCCTCCCCTTTCGGGAATCGCCCGATTCGCCCGCGGGGAGGATTCTCCTGCTCGAGGACCTGACCGATACGCTGCGCTCCAGCCGGCTGGAAGCCTGGGCGGAGATGGCCCGGCGCATCGCGCACGAGATCAAGAACCCTCTGACTCCGATCCAGCTCTCCGTCGACCACCTCCGCCGGGTCCACCGGTCGGGCGATTCCCGTTTCGACTCGATCCTGGAGGACTGCCTGGACACGATCCAGAAGCAGGTGCGGAATCTCCGGACGATCGCCGGGGAGTTCTCGGACTACGCCCGGATCCCGGAGGTGCGCCCGGAGAGGGTCCCGACTTCGGACATCATGGAGGAGGTCCTCGCGCCTCTCCGGGCGGCCCCTCCGGCCGGGATCCGGCTCGAGTCCTCCGTCGTCCCCGGAACGCCCGATCTCTTCGTGGATCGGAGCCTGACGCGCCGCGCCCTCCTGAATCTCGTCCAAAACGCGCTCGAGGCGATGCCGGCGGGGGGAACTCTATCGCTCACCGCGGAGCGCTCGGAAATCGCCGGGAATCATCGGCCGCCGCGCGTGAAGATCCTGATCTCCGACACGGGAAGCGGGATGGATGCACCGACGCTGGCGCGCCTTTTCGAGCCCTATTTCTCCACCAAGGAGCTGGGCACCGGGCTCGGCCTGTCGATCGTCCGGAAGACCGTCGAGGAACAAGGGGGTCGCGTGGAAGTCCGCTCGGAGCCGGGAGCCGGCACCCGGGTCCTGCTGGATCTGCCGGCGGCCGAGGAACCTCCGGAGGGCCGGGCGGCGCGCCTTCCCGAGGGAGGATGA
- a CDS encoding M28 family peptidase, translating into MQPLRIVLVSGAISLLLPLGACRSRLSQRDAPGMDRLLSHVRFLAAQIGPRPAGSAADQAAQDYILEQFQKAGLEARRESFDRVFLPSGAQVAVSTANLIGILPGSAPEAILVGAHHDSRNPSCPGAADDASGVAVMLEAARIFASRPHRRTLVFASFGGEETFGLPGSRHFVETWQGPPLQRAITLDFVGSGRIFVAPFPVPPQLWANRMLARAEGRAKTGRVSFDPWLAIVPRFITIPHAADHESFLEKGIPALNLSCQFPSWIYHTSEDLPQRVEGETLLAARDLVVEMVSEADGGALPPEPEDRFHVPLALFGRPWFLTREALLGLLLAAAILGAVTLARFRREVTSFAALGEGFRGVLVCLPLAALAVSGPFLIETLLGASRGLQHPWFAHPRLHVAGATLAGGFTLWLSLFLSRFLRPTTRPGAYLTPAILLLGAMGGSLVVVNRLDASWPFVLGAAVMLAGAWSQFAIRRLALGLMGAAAFLPFLSPTTYRMILELSGIPLPPHAAAIGAGILFFPWFLFLQHLLCMPEALYARAGGPLFRPLTGLILALLALVAASANAIRPSYDRNHRALVEVAETVDLQRRRAEVALASLESLRSVRLEGIGKLPDAPAADRIVPFPKLDLPGLQADVESFPDGELAIRIHGSPPGGPRRVALRIRGEKGLQEERDGGWRGFEEVRRIVFPAGREVDETFRLRRQGAQHVVLEADLSYDSDLLGLRPQGPFQTFRIEARVHYLKRLS; encoded by the coding sequence ATGCAACCCCTGAGAATCGTGTTGGTTTCGGGAGCGATTTCCCTGCTGCTGCCGCTTGGCGCATGCCGATCCCGGCTATCCCAGCGCGACGCTCCGGGAATGGACCGCCTCCTCAGCCACGTGCGATTCCTGGCCGCGCAAATCGGCCCCCGGCCCGCGGGAAGCGCGGCCGACCAAGCCGCGCAGGACTACATCCTCGAGCAGTTCCAGAAAGCCGGCCTCGAGGCCCGGCGGGAGAGCTTCGATCGGGTCTTCCTGCCTTCTGGAGCGCAAGTCGCCGTTTCCACCGCCAACCTGATCGGGATCCTGCCGGGGAGCGCTCCGGAGGCGATTCTGGTGGGGGCCCATCACGACAGCAGGAATCCCTCCTGCCCCGGCGCCGCCGACGACGCCTCCGGGGTGGCGGTGATGCTCGAGGCGGCCAGGATCTTCGCCTCCCGGCCCCACCGCCGCACCCTGGTGTTCGCCTCCTTCGGAGGCGAGGAGACCTTCGGGCTTCCCGGCTCGCGGCATTTCGTCGAAACCTGGCAAGGTCCGCCTCTCCAGAGGGCGATCACCCTCGACTTCGTCGGATCGGGGCGGATTTTCGTGGCTCCTTTTCCGGTCCCGCCGCAGCTCTGGGCGAACCGCATGCTGGCGCGGGCCGAGGGGCGCGCCAAGACGGGGCGCGTGTCGTTCGATCCGTGGCTCGCCATCGTGCCGCGGTTCATCACGATCCCGCATGCCGCCGATCACGAATCGTTCCTGGAGAAGGGGATTCCCGCGCTCAACCTGAGCTGCCAGTTCCCGAGCTGGATCTACCACACCTCCGAGGATCTCCCGCAACGCGTCGAAGGCGAGACGCTTCTCGCCGCCCGGGATCTGGTCGTCGAGATGGTGTCGGAGGCCGACGGGGGGGCGCTCCCGCCCGAACCCGAGGATCGCTTCCATGTTCCGCTCGCGCTCTTCGGGCGGCCATGGTTTCTCACGCGCGAAGCGCTTCTCGGCCTGCTCCTGGCTGCGGCGATCCTCGGGGCCGTCACTCTCGCACGCTTCCGGCGCGAAGTGACTTCTTTCGCGGCCCTCGGAGAGGGGTTTCGCGGCGTGCTGGTCTGCCTTCCTCTCGCCGCCCTGGCGGTCTCCGGCCCGTTTCTGATTGAAACCCTGCTCGGCGCCAGCCGCGGCCTGCAGCATCCTTGGTTCGCGCACCCTCGCCTGCACGTCGCGGGCGCCACCCTGGCGGGAGGGTTCACCCTGTGGCTCTCGCTGTTCCTGTCGCGCTTCCTGAGACCGACGACGCGGCCGGGCGCCTACCTCACGCCCGCGATCCTTCTCCTGGGAGCGATGGGCGGCTCCTTGGTCGTCGTGAATCGCCTCGATGCGTCCTGGCCTTTCGTTCTGGGGGCGGCGGTCATGCTCGCCGGAGCCTGGAGCCAGTTCGCCATCCGGCGCTTGGCGCTCGGATTGATGGGCGCGGCCGCCTTCCTTCCTTTCCTCTCGCCGACGACGTATCGGATGATCCTGGAGCTTTCGGGAATCCCCTTGCCGCCGCATGCGGCGGCGATCGGGGCCGGTATTCTCTTCTTCCCGTGGTTCCTCTTCCTCCAGCATCTCCTGTGCATGCCCGAAGCGCTCTACGCCCGGGCCGGCGGCCCTCTCTTCCGCCCCCTCACCGGGCTGATCCTGGCTTTGCTCGCTCTCGTCGCCGCCTCGGCGAACGCCATCCGTCCGTCGTACGACCGGAACCACCGCGCCTTGGTGGAGGTGGCCGAAACGGTCGACTTGCAGCGCCGCCGGGCGGAGGTCGCCCTCGCCTCCCTCGAGAGCCTGAGATCCGTGCGCCTCGAAGGGATCGGCAAGCTGCCCGACGCGCCGGCGGCCGATCGGATCGTCCCATTTCCGAAGCTTGATCTCCCCGGGCTCCAGGCGGACGTCGAGAGCTTCCCGGATGGGGAGCTGGCGATCCGGATCCATGGCTCGCCTCCGGGCGGCCCGCGGCGCGTGGCGCTGCGCATTCGAGGCGAGAAGGGGCTTCAAGAGGAGCGCGACGGAGGCTGGCGAGGGTTCGAAGAGGTGCGGCGCATCGTTTTCCCCGCAGGAAGGGAAGTGGACGAGACCTTTCGCCTGCGCCGGCAGGGCGCGCAGCACGTCGTTCTGGAGGCGGACCTCTCCTACGATTCGGACCTCCTGGGGCTCCGGCCCCAGGGACCGTTCCAGACCTTCCGCATCGAGGCGAGAGTCCATTATCTCAAACGACTCTCGTGA
- the asnB gene encoding asparagine synthase (glutamine-hydrolyzing): protein MCGICGVMALSDRAVLPDPEVVRRMTSLLAHRGPDDEGYLFEPGVQLGHRRLSIIDRRGGHQPIANEDGSRHIIFNGEIYNHAEVRRHLEQKGHRYRTASDTETLLHLMEEEGPEGLNRLNGMWAFAVHDRNRRRLLLARDRLGVKPLYYAQAGDLLLFASEIKALVASGQVPCEIDSAALAAYLECQYVPGPRTIFKAIKKLPPGHALLADSSGIRVERFWRPSFRLDRVPSFPEAAEQLRALLLDSVRLRLLSEVPLGAFLSGGIDSSIVVALMGLASSQQVKTFTVGFQGEGWYDESPEAEAVARHCGTDHQTLKMESVDLPAHLELAVRALDEPMADPASIPTYLISRFARRWVTVVLTGEGADELFGGYDHFRFERILARLGLLGKLAGRAASSLFPETGSARIRRGLEAAALSEPERHLRVRAALGPAEVAGLLGRSVELRSRAARAALEEALEGYSSHDPVNRLLFQDLSTWLHDDLLMKVDKMSMLASLEARVPFLDYRVVELLFSLPGSYKIRRGRGKVLLRAAFADLIPARTLERRKHGFALPIRDWLRRDLRDYVHDQFAARGDAFYDHVDRQAVERMMHGFYHGRADRGLPLWILLTLKVWFRQVLQAPASLAPAAR from the coding sequence GTGTGTGGAATCTGCGGGGTCATGGCGCTGTCCGATCGGGCGGTCCTCCCGGATCCCGAGGTGGTGCGGAGAATGACCTCTCTCCTGGCCCACCGGGGGCCGGACGACGAAGGGTACCTCTTCGAGCCGGGCGTCCAGCTCGGACACCGCCGGCTCAGCATCATCGACCGGCGCGGAGGCCATCAGCCGATCGCCAACGAGGACGGGTCGCGACACATCATCTTCAACGGAGAGATTTACAACCACGCGGAAGTGCGCCGCCATCTCGAGCAGAAGGGGCACCGCTACCGGACGGCGAGCGACACCGAGACTCTTCTCCACCTGATGGAGGAGGAAGGTCCCGAGGGGTTGAACCGCCTGAACGGGATGTGGGCGTTCGCCGTCCACGATCGGAATCGAAGGCGTCTGCTTCTCGCCCGTGATCGGTTGGGGGTCAAGCCTCTCTATTACGCCCAGGCGGGCGACCTGCTGCTGTTCGCTTCCGAGATCAAGGCTCTGGTCGCGTCGGGGCAAGTGCCCTGCGAAATCGACTCGGCGGCCCTGGCCGCCTACCTCGAGTGCCAATACGTTCCAGGCCCGCGGACCATCTTCAAGGCGATCAAGAAGCTCCCGCCCGGCCATGCCCTGCTGGCCGATTCCTCCGGCATCCGCGTCGAGCGCTTTTGGCGCCCCTCCTTCCGGCTCGACCGGGTGCCGTCCTTCCCCGAGGCGGCCGAGCAGCTCCGGGCGCTTCTCCTCGATTCGGTGCGGCTCCGGCTTCTCTCGGAAGTGCCGCTGGGCGCCTTCCTGAGCGGCGGGATCGACTCGAGCATCGTGGTGGCGTTGATGGGGCTCGCCTCCTCCCAGCAAGTGAAGACGTTCACCGTCGGGTTCCAGGGAGAGGGGTGGTACGACGAATCGCCCGAGGCGGAGGCGGTGGCGCGGCATTGCGGCACCGACCACCAGACGCTGAAGATGGAATCGGTGGACCTCCCCGCCCATCTCGAGCTGGCGGTGCGGGCGCTCGACGAGCCGATGGCCGACCCGGCCTCCATCCCCACCTACCTGATCTCGCGCTTCGCGCGCCGGTGGGTGACCGTGGTGCTCACGGGGGAAGGGGCCGACGAGCTCTTCGGGGGATACGACCATTTTCGCTTCGAGCGGATTCTGGCGCGGCTCGGGCTGCTGGGAAAGCTGGCCGGCCGGGCGGCCTCGTCACTGTTTCCGGAGACGGGCTCGGCCCGCATCCGCCGCGGTCTGGAGGCGGCGGCGCTGTCCGAGCCGGAGCGCCATCTGCGCGTCCGCGCCGCCCTAGGGCCCGCCGAGGTCGCCGGCCTGCTGGGCCGCTCCGTCGAGCTGCGCTCCCGCGCCGCGCGGGCCGCCTTGGAGGAGGCGCTGGAGGGCTACTCCTCGCACGATCCCGTGAATCGCCTCCTCTTCCAGGATCTCTCCACCTGGCTGCACGACGATTTGCTCATGAAGGTGGACAAGATGAGCATGCTGGCTTCCCTGGAAGCGCGCGTGCCGTTTCTCGATTACCGGGTGGTCGAGCTCCTCTTCTCCCTGCCCGGCTCGTACAAGATCCGGCGCGGCCGCGGCAAGGTCCTGCTCCGCGCCGCCTTCGCCGATCTAATCCCGGCCCGGACGCTCGAGCGCCGAAAGCACGGCTTTGCGCTCCCGATCCGGGACTGGCTGCGCCGCGACCTGCGCGACTACGTTCACGATCAGTTCGCCGCCCGCGGGGACGCTTTCTACGACCACGTCGATCGGCAAGCGGTCGAGAGGATGATGCATGGCTTCTATCATGGCCGCGCCGACCGGGGCCTGCCGCTCTGGATTCTCCTGACGCTGAAAGTCTGGTTCCGGCAGGTCCTCCAGGCTCCGGCCAGCCTGGCCCCCGCGGCGCGCTGA